The following are encoded together in the Citrus sinensis cultivar Valencia sweet orange chromosome 1, DVS_A1.0, whole genome shotgun sequence genome:
- the LOC102615763 gene encoding protein NPGR2-like isoform X1: protein MRIKSWISKRFGIRPKIRKMIKCICSREQLRVDELISSSESLATRDYSASGFSSRAGEMDAKVDNSNIEEAESSLRESGYLNYEEARALLGRLEFQKGSIEAALHVFEGIDVTAVTSRMKVSLSRRCDQNRRRSQSDAAPPMSMHAVSLLLEAIFLKTKSLQGLGRFEEACQSCKVILDTVEHALPEGLPGNQSIDCKLQGTLNKAVELLPELYKLAGDPDETILSYRRALLYYWNLDIETTARIEKKFAVFLLYSGTDASPPNLRLQMELSFVPRNNIEEAVLLLLILLKKIVLGKIEWDPSIIDHLSFALSVSGELWTLAHQVEELLPGVMGNKKRYCTLALCYLGEGEHMVALNLLRNLLDPGENSDCNLELLVASKICAENKVCIEEGITYARKALSMLQGKCRQMASIANCLLGVLLSSQSRSVVSDSKRILKQSQALVALETAEKTMRERDPYIIYHLCLENAEQRKLDVALYYAKQLLNLEARSNVKGYLLLARVLSARKQFADAESVINDSLDQTGKWDQGELLRTKAKLQIAQGRLKNAIETYVNLLAVLQFRKKSFSAGKNLVKNRQNHDRSLEMETWHDLANVYTSLSQWRDAEVCLSKSKAINPYSASGWHSTGLLYEAKGLQQEALVSFRKALDAEPNHVPSLVSIARVLRQIGGESMATIRCFLTDALRLDRTNTTAWYNLGLLYKTYAGASALEAVECFEAAALLEESAPVEPFR, encoded by the exons ATGAGAATCAAGAGTTGGATCAGTAAGAGATTTGGCATCCGACCAAAGATTAGGAAGATGATAAAATGCATTTGTTCTCGAGAGCAACTAAGAGTAGATGAGTTAATTTCTTCATCTGAGTCCCTGGCAACTCGAGACTATTCTGCAAGTGGATTTTCGTCTCGAGCTGGGGAAATGGACGCAAAAGTTGACAATAGTAACATTGAAGAAGCAGAGTCATCACTTCGTGAGAGTGGCTATCTGAACTATGAG GAAGCTAGAGCGTTACTAGGAAGGCTTGAATTTCAAAAAGGAAGCATAGAAGCTGCACTTCATGTATTTGAAGGGATAGATGTAACAGCTGTGACTTCCCGGATGAAAGTTTCCCTTTCTAGAAGATGTGATCAAAATCGGCGCCGTTCACAAAGTGATGCTGCACCACCCATGTCTATGCATGCTGTGAGTTTACTTCTTGAAGCaatttttctcaaaacaaAGTCATTGCAGGGTCTTGGAAGGTTTGAAG AGGCTTGTCAATCATGCAAAGTTATTTTGGACACTGTTGAACACGCGTTACCTGAAGGCCTACCTGGAAACCAGTCTATAGATTGTAAATTACAAGGGACTCTAAACAAAGCTGTTGAATTGCTTCCGGAATTATATAAACTTGCTGGGGATCCAGACGAAACTATTTTGTCATATCGGCGGGCCCTCCTCTATTATTGGAATCTTGACATCGAAACCACGGCAAggatagaaaagaaatttgcagtttttcttttatacagCGGTACTGATGCAAGCCCTCCAAATCTACGTTTACAGATGGAGTTGTCTTTTGTGCCAAGAAACAATATTGAAGAGGCTGTTCTCTTGCTACTGATTTTactgaaaaaaattgttctgGGAAAAATTGAATGGGACCCATCAATTATAGATCACCTCTCGTTTGCCCTGTCTGTTTCAGGGGAATTATGGACTTTGGCCCATCAGGTTGAAGAGTTGCTCCCAGGGGTCAtgggaaacaaaaaaagatattGCACTCTAGCTCTTTGTTACTTGGGAGAAGGTGAGCACATGGTTGCTTTGAATCTTTTGAGAAACTTGTTGGATCCTGGAGAAAATTCAGACTGCAATCTGGAATTATTGGTGGCCTCAAAGATTTGTGCTGAGAACAAGGTATGCATTGAAGAAGGGATAACTTATGCTCGCAAAGCGCTTTCCATGTTGCAGGGGAAGTGTAGGCAGATGGCTAGCATTGCAAACTGCTTACTGGGTGTTTTACTGTCATCTCAATCCAGATCTGTTGTTTCTGATTCTAAGAGGATTTTGAAACAGTCTCAGGCACTTGTAGCACTGGAGACTGCTGAGAAAACAATGAGAGAAAGAGATCCATATATTATATACCATCTTTGCCTGGAAAATGCTGAGCAGAGGAAGTTGGATGTTGCACTGTATTATGCAAAGCAGCTGCTGAATCTTGAGGCTCGGTCTAATGTTAAGGGATATCTCCTTTTGGCTAGAGTGTTGTCAGCTCGGAAACAGTTTGCTGATGCAGAGTCTGTGATTAATGATTCTTTAGACCAGACTGGGAAGTGGGACCAAGGAGAACTTTTGCGAACTAAAGCTAAACTCCAGATAGCACAGGGCCGTCTAAAAAATGCCATAGAAACATATGTAAATCTTCTCGCTGTTCTCCAATTTCGGAAAAAAAGCTTTAGTGCAGGGAAGAACCTCGTGAAG AATAGGCAAAACCATGATAGAAGTTTGGAAATGGAAACGTGGCATGATCTAGCTAATGTTTATACCAGCTTGTCTCAGTGGCGGGATGCTGAAGTCTGTCTTTCCAAATCGAAGGCTATCAATCCTTATTCTGCTTCGGGATGGCACTCCACAG GTTTACTATATGAAGCAAAAGGCCTTCAGCAGGAAGCTTTGGTATCATTCAGGAAAGCATTAGATGCTGAACCAAACCATGTCCCAAGCTTGGTATCCATTGCCCGTGTCCTCAGACAGATTGGTGGTGAATCAATGGCGACAATAAGATGCTTTCTCACTGATGCACTTCGACTTGACAGAACTAACACCACAGCTTGGTACAACCTCGGGCTGCTCTACAAGACTTATGCTGGTGCATCCGCACTGGAAGCTGTCGAATGCTTTGAAGCTGCTGCTCTTCTTGAAGAATCTGCACCAGTTGAACCCTTTAGATGA
- the LOC102615763 gene encoding protein NPGR2-like isoform X2, producing the protein MVGGIPLWYGHFLNECFYIGDSDSNVFCFIVAKIQQEARALLGRLEFQKGSIEAALHVFEGIDVTAVTSRMKVSLSRRCDQNRRRSQSDAAPPMSMHAVSLLLEAIFLKTKSLQGLGRFEEACQSCKVILDTVEHALPEGLPGNQSIDCKLQGTLNKAVELLPELYKLAGDPDETILSYRRALLYYWNLDIETTARIEKKFAVFLLYSGTDASPPNLRLQMELSFVPRNNIEEAVLLLLILLKKIVLGKIEWDPSIIDHLSFALSVSGELWTLAHQVEELLPGVMGNKKRYCTLALCYLGEGEHMVALNLLRNLLDPGENSDCNLELLVASKICAENKVCIEEGITYARKALSMLQGKCRQMASIANCLLGVLLSSQSRSVVSDSKRILKQSQALVALETAEKTMRERDPYIIYHLCLENAEQRKLDVALYYAKQLLNLEARSNVKGYLLLARVLSARKQFADAESVINDSLDQTGKWDQGELLRTKAKLQIAQGRLKNAIETYVNLLAVLQFRKKSFSAGKNLVKNRQNHDRSLEMETWHDLANVYTSLSQWRDAEVCLSKSKAINPYSASGWHSTGLLYEAKGLQQEALVSFRKALDAEPNHVPSLVSIARVLRQIGGESMATIRCFLTDALRLDRTNTTAWYNLGLLYKTYAGASALEAVECFEAAALLEESAPVEPFR; encoded by the exons ATGGTGGGTGGCATCCCTCTATGGTATGGACATTTTTTGAATGAATGCTTCTATATTGGTGACAGTGACAGCAATGTCTTTTGCTTTATAGTGGCTAAAATTCAACAG GAAGCTAGAGCGTTACTAGGAAGGCTTGAATTTCAAAAAGGAAGCATAGAAGCTGCACTTCATGTATTTGAAGGGATAGATGTAACAGCTGTGACTTCCCGGATGAAAGTTTCCCTTTCTAGAAGATGTGATCAAAATCGGCGCCGTTCACAAAGTGATGCTGCACCACCCATGTCTATGCATGCTGTGAGTTTACTTCTTGAAGCaatttttctcaaaacaaAGTCATTGCAGGGTCTTGGAAGGTTTGAAG AGGCTTGTCAATCATGCAAAGTTATTTTGGACACTGTTGAACACGCGTTACCTGAAGGCCTACCTGGAAACCAGTCTATAGATTGTAAATTACAAGGGACTCTAAACAAAGCTGTTGAATTGCTTCCGGAATTATATAAACTTGCTGGGGATCCAGACGAAACTATTTTGTCATATCGGCGGGCCCTCCTCTATTATTGGAATCTTGACATCGAAACCACGGCAAggatagaaaagaaatttgcagtttttcttttatacagCGGTACTGATGCAAGCCCTCCAAATCTACGTTTACAGATGGAGTTGTCTTTTGTGCCAAGAAACAATATTGAAGAGGCTGTTCTCTTGCTACTGATTTTactgaaaaaaattgttctgGGAAAAATTGAATGGGACCCATCAATTATAGATCACCTCTCGTTTGCCCTGTCTGTTTCAGGGGAATTATGGACTTTGGCCCATCAGGTTGAAGAGTTGCTCCCAGGGGTCAtgggaaacaaaaaaagatattGCACTCTAGCTCTTTGTTACTTGGGAGAAGGTGAGCACATGGTTGCTTTGAATCTTTTGAGAAACTTGTTGGATCCTGGAGAAAATTCAGACTGCAATCTGGAATTATTGGTGGCCTCAAAGATTTGTGCTGAGAACAAGGTATGCATTGAAGAAGGGATAACTTATGCTCGCAAAGCGCTTTCCATGTTGCAGGGGAAGTGTAGGCAGATGGCTAGCATTGCAAACTGCTTACTGGGTGTTTTACTGTCATCTCAATCCAGATCTGTTGTTTCTGATTCTAAGAGGATTTTGAAACAGTCTCAGGCACTTGTAGCACTGGAGACTGCTGAGAAAACAATGAGAGAAAGAGATCCATATATTATATACCATCTTTGCCTGGAAAATGCTGAGCAGAGGAAGTTGGATGTTGCACTGTATTATGCAAAGCAGCTGCTGAATCTTGAGGCTCGGTCTAATGTTAAGGGATATCTCCTTTTGGCTAGAGTGTTGTCAGCTCGGAAACAGTTTGCTGATGCAGAGTCTGTGATTAATGATTCTTTAGACCAGACTGGGAAGTGGGACCAAGGAGAACTTTTGCGAACTAAAGCTAAACTCCAGATAGCACAGGGCCGTCTAAAAAATGCCATAGAAACATATGTAAATCTTCTCGCTGTTCTCCAATTTCGGAAAAAAAGCTTTAGTGCAGGGAAGAACCTCGTGAAG AATAGGCAAAACCATGATAGAAGTTTGGAAATGGAAACGTGGCATGATCTAGCTAATGTTTATACCAGCTTGTCTCAGTGGCGGGATGCTGAAGTCTGTCTTTCCAAATCGAAGGCTATCAATCCTTATTCTGCTTCGGGATGGCACTCCACAG GTTTACTATATGAAGCAAAAGGCCTTCAGCAGGAAGCTTTGGTATCATTCAGGAAAGCATTAGATGCTGAACCAAACCATGTCCCAAGCTTGGTATCCATTGCCCGTGTCCTCAGACAGATTGGTGGTGAATCAATGGCGACAATAAGATGCTTTCTCACTGATGCACTTCGACTTGACAGAACTAACACCACAGCTTGGTACAACCTCGGGCTGCTCTACAAGACTTATGCTGGTGCATCCGCACTGGAAGCTGTCGAATGCTTTGAAGCTGCTGCTCTTCTTGAAGAATCTGCACCAGTTGAACCCTTTAGATGA
- the LOC102616248 gene encoding glycine-rich cell wall structural protein, with amino-acid sequence MVRGIRRVTLLSLFCFHILVASVVGRDVSNKNDEKTFVGVGKEGGFGGGFGGGGGGGGGGGVGGGGGFGSGFGGGVGAGGGVGGGGGLGGGGGGGLGGGHGVGGGAGGGFGKGGGVGGGIGKGGGLGGGIGKGGGLGGGIGKGGGFGGGIGKGGGIGKGGGLGGGIGKGGGFGGGIGKGGGLGGGIGKGGGLGGGIGKGGGLGGGIGKGGGLGGGIGKGGGLGGGIGKGGGLGGGIGKGGGVGGGIGKGGGLGGGIGKGGGIGGGIGKGGGFGGGTGGGGGIGGGGGFGKGGGIGGGFGKGGGVGGGIGGGSGGGFGGGFGGGGGGGGGGGFGGGGGGGIGRH; translated from the coding sequence ATGGTTCGTGGCATTAGAAGAGTTACTTTGTTATCTTTGTTTTGCTTTCATATTCTCGTAGCGAGTGTTGTTGGCAGGGATGTAAGTAATAAGAATGACGAGAAAACATTCGTAGGTGTTGGGAAGGAAGGTGGATTCGGTGGTGGGTTTGGAGGAGGCGGGGGCGGAGGTGGCGGTGGAGGTGTTGGTGGAGGAGGTGGTTTTGGAAGTGGATTTGGTGGTGGTGTAGGAGCTGGGGGTGGAGTTGGTGGCGGTGGCGGGCTTGGAGGTGGCGGTGGTGGTGGATTAGGAGGTGGGCATGGTGTTGGTGGGGGTGCTGGAGGTGGTTTTGGCAAGGGTGGTGGTGTTGGTGGGGGCATTGGTAAAGGTGGTGGGCTTGGTGGAGGCATTGGCAAAGGCGGGGGACTTGGTGGCGGCATTGGCAAAGGTGGTGGATTTGGTGGAGGAATAGGTAAGGGAGGAGGTATTGGCAAAGGTGGCGGGCTCGGTGGTGGGATTGGAAAAGGCGGTGGATTTGGTGGAGGAATTGGCAAAGGAGGTGGACTAGGAGGCGGTATTGGCAAAGGAGGTGGACTTGGAGGTGGGATTGGCAAAGGCGGCGGGCTTGGTGGTGGGATTGGAAAGGGCGGTGGACTTGGAGGCGGTATTGGCAAAGGTGGTGGGCTTGGCGGTGGGATTGGGAAAGGAGGTGGACTTGGTGGAGGAATTGGCAAGGGAGGCGGTGTTGGTGGCGGCATTGGCAAAGGCGGTGGACTTGGTGGTGGTATCGGCAAGGGAGGTGGAATTGGAGGTGGAATTGGAAAAGGTGGTGGATTTGGAGGTGGTACTGGCGGTGGAGGAGGCATCGGTGGTGGTGGCGGCTTTGGAAAAGGTGGAGGCATTGGAGGTGGATTTGGCAAAGGTGGTGGAGTTGGAGGAGGCATTGGCGGTGGTTCTGGAGGAGGGTTTGGTGGTGGCTTTggaggtggaggtggaggaggAGGTGGTGGTGGGTTCGGTGGCGGCGGAGGAGGTGGTATTGGACGCCATTGA